The Fragaria vesca subsp. vesca linkage group LG2, FraVesHawaii_1.0, whole genome shotgun sequence genome includes a window with the following:
- the LOC101291117 gene encoding uncharacterized protein LOC101291117, with protein sequence MAVKSPDTLFYESLRFVKHIDDPAIAALTKYYSKVFPPSNTAGVSMLDMCRSEHAGHVSHFPPGYKQERVVGMGMIEAELKANPVLTEYVLQDLNGDPKLPFEDNSFDVITNVVSVDYINKPNEVFKEMCWILKPGRLAIMSFSNRCFWTKAISIWTSTGDADHGLIVGSCFHYAGGFEPPQMDIDREIK encoded by the exons ATGGCAGTGAA GTCGCCGGATACATTGTTTTATGAGAGTCTGAGGTTTGTGAAACATATTGATGATCCGGCCATTGCTGCATTGACCAAGTACTATTCTAAGGTGTTTCCGCCTAGCAACACTGCAGGAGTGAGCATGCTGGACATGTGCAGGAGTGAGCATGCTGGACAT GTCAGTCACTTTCCTCCGGGATACAAGCAAGAGCGAGTAGTTGGAATGGGAATGATTGAAGCAGAGCTAAAGGCAAATCCG GTTTTGACAGAGTATGTTCTTCAAGACTTGAATGGCGATCCTAAACTTCCCTTTGAAGATAATTCTTTCGATGTGATAACTAATGTG GTCAGTGTTGATTATATTAACAAGCCTAATGAAGTTTTCAAGGAAATGTGCTGGATTCTTAAGCCAGGCAGACTTGCTATAATGAG CTTTTCCAACCGATGTTTCTGGACTAAAGCAATCTCAATCTGGACATCAACTGGTGATGCTGATCATGGTTTGATTGTTGGGTCATGTTTCCACTATGCTGGTGGATTTGAACCTCCTCAG ATGGACATCGATCGAGAAATCAAATGA